A genomic region of Methanomicrobia archaeon contains the following coding sequences:
- a CDS encoding DUF2124 family protein, translating to MRERNGIVDFTGAFRNSIADLKYGSKVVFTGSVAVCTPFIELLAYTVRDRGFKMVYVPRADANEARKIKEIEHIGYSVIDEKADPKKPDAVVVLGGLAMPKFGCEPEDVTRLIEELSGEKKPKVIGVGFMNIFERTGWDKKLKFDTLIDEAVVK from the coding sequence ATGAGAGAGAGAAACGGGATAGTGGATTTCACGGGAGCATTTAGAAACAGCATAGCAGACCTAAAGTATGGATCTAAAGTGGTGTTTACAGGTTCAGTAGCGGTATGCACACCTTTCATCGAATTGCTCGCGTACACGGTAAGAGATCGTGGTTTTAAGATGGTATATGTGCCGAGAGCGGATGCGAATGAGGCAAGGAAGATAAAGGAGATAGAGCACATAGGGTATAGCGTTATAGACGAAAAGGCGGATCCGAAAAAACCTGATGCCGTTGTCGTACTTGGTGGGCTGGCGATGCCTAAGTTTGGCTGTGAACCAGAGGATGTCACTCGTTTGATTGAAGAGCTATCTGGAGAGAAGAAACCGAAAGTTATCGGCGTGGGGTTCATGAACATCTTTGAGCGTACGGGCTGGGATAAGAAGCTCAAATTCGATACGCTAATCGATGAGGCCGTTGTTAAATAG
- a CDS encoding DUF373 family protein — translation MGSKTTILIICVDRDNDIGEKAGLETPIIGREALLSAATKLALADSEESDINAIFEAVRIYERLNASEEDAEVEVVLIAGDKIVGVESDRRIGQRLDEVLSKFEAKSAILVSDGAEDEWIIPIIQSRVRIDSVRRVVVKQSEPLENTFYVFKRLLEDPKFSHTFLPPIGLIMFLLAVSLLLNLSGKALGLIIGVVGIYILLRGLGRENLIINLVDSMKQSLYGGKISFITYIVALVLFLAGTFQGIMGYTEVEPELDEQILVGIVYFIKFSIWWYVGAALAPLIGKMMSMLIEGEKIVRHWAILFSIIASGLILWGGSDAIIWLYKGISPIGYLTLFSSILGAVFISFIGVKISLYMKGTTIKDENEGDDKIIETE, via the coding sequence GTGGGGTCTAAAACTACGATACTTATCATTTGTGTAGACCGCGATAATGACATCGGAGAGAAAGCAGGTTTAGAGACGCCCATTATAGGCAGAGAGGCGCTTTTATCCGCGGCAACGAAGTTGGCTCTCGCTGATTCCGAAGAGTCGGACATCAATGCGATATTTGAAGCGGTTCGAATTTATGAACGACTGAACGCAAGCGAGGAAGACGCAGAGGTGGAAGTCGTCTTAATCGCAGGCGATAAGATTGTTGGCGTAGAGTCTGATAGGAGAATAGGACAACGACTTGATGAGGTTCTCTCCAAATTCGAGGCTAAATCTGCGATTCTCGTGAGTGATGGTGCAGAGGACGAATGGATTATCCCCATTATCCAGTCGCGCGTGCGGATTGACTCTGTCCGGCGAGTGGTGGTAAAGCAGAGTGAACCTTTGGAGAACACGTTTTATGTGTTCAAGCGGTTGTTAGAGGATCCAAAGTTTTCGCACACCTTTTTGCCACCAATAGGTCTTATCATGTTCCTGTTAGCCGTTTCGCTACTGCTCAATCTCTCAGGTAAAGCGCTGGGACTTATCATAGGGGTCGTAGGAATTTACATCCTGCTCAGAGGATTAGGGCGTGAAAACTTGATAATAAATCTCGTTGACAGCATGAAACAGTCCTTATACGGTGGTAAGATATCGTTTATTACGTACATCGTTGCGCTTGTGCTTTTCTTAGCAGGCACCTTCCAAGGCATTATGGGCTATACCGAGGTGGAACCCGAGCTAGACGAACAGATCTTAGTGGGTATCGTGTACTTCATCAAGTTCAGCATATGGTGGTACGTTGGAGCTGCACTCGCGCCGCTCATTGGCAAGATGATGAGTATGCTGATAGAAGGCGAAAAAATAGTGAGACACTGGGCCATTCTATTCTCTATAATTGCCTCGGGGCTGATTCTGTGGGGCGGGAGCGACGCCATCATCTGGTTATACAAAGGTATTTCTCCTATAGGGTACCTGACGCTCTTCTCCTCCATCCTCGGCGCTGTTTTTATATCCTTTATAGGCGTGAAGATTTCGTTGTATATGAAAGGTACGACAATAAAAGACGAAAATGAGGGCGATGACAAGATAATAGAGACCGAGTAG
- the purF gene encoding amidophosphoribosyltransferase gives MKDDEVDVSKKEGCGIAGIALTNGDVALPIYYALYALQHRGQESAGIGVSSGANAEIENDIPRTEQDISLIKAMGYVYEVFSPKRLESLKGSIGIGHVRYSTVGASKAENTEPLLVNYKNGKMAIALNGSLVNAEALRRSLEKEGRIFHSDTDTEVIAQLLAKELMRRNPIEAIKEVMKCVIGSYSLVILMNNTVIAVRDPLGIKPLCFGELKDGNGGANSGYIIASESPAIDTLGGTLLRDVRPGEVLMINPQQGLPSRVTTPKNAVTFDSQQLYRGITSAHCVFEYVYFARPDSVLDGRLVYNVRLKIGERLAEEHGVDADIVSPVPDSGITYAIGYAKRSGLDYMEGFIKNRYVGRTFIMPEQTSRDLAVRLKLNVVRANVEGKRVVLVDDSIVRGTTSRRIVDYLKKKGATEVHLRIGSSPIIAPCYLGIDTPTRKDLVAWERSLDEIAAFLNADSVRYVSMEGLMDAVGIDANNLCLGCLTGKYPVEIPGETCIARQLRLTQFER, from the coding sequence ATGAAGGATGATGAGGTGGATGTAAGCAAAAAGGAAGGATGCGGAATCGCGGGTATCGCGCTAACCAACGGAGATGTCGCCTTGCCCATCTATTATGCACTCTACGCGTTGCAACATCGGGGGCAGGAATCTGCAGGTATAGGCGTGAGTAGCGGTGCAAACGCAGAGATAGAAAACGATATACCAAGAACAGAGCAGGATATAAGTCTGATAAAGGCTATGGGGTACGTTTATGAAGTGTTCTCGCCAAAACGATTAGAATCGCTGAAGGGCTCTATTGGCATCGGCCATGTTCGGTATTCCACGGTAGGTGCGTCAAAAGCCGAGAATACCGAACCTCTGCTCGTCAATTACAAGAACGGAAAGATGGCTATAGCGCTGAACGGTAGTCTGGTCAACGCGGAGGCGTTACGACGCTCGTTAGAGAAGGAGGGTCGGATATTTCATTCTGATACCGACACGGAGGTGATAGCACAGCTCCTGGCGAAGGAATTGATGCGACGTAATCCAATAGAAGCAATCAAGGAAGTGATGAAATGCGTGATAGGGTCCTATTCGTTGGTTATTCTGATGAATAATACGGTGATAGCCGTGAGGGACCCGTTGGGCATTAAACCGCTGTGCTTCGGCGAGTTGAAAGATGGAAATGGCGGAGCTAATTCCGGGTACATAATAGCCTCAGAAAGTCCTGCGATTGATACGTTAGGCGGGACTTTACTACGCGATGTGCGACCCGGTGAAGTATTGATGATTAACCCCCAGCAGGGCTTACCGAGTCGTGTAACTACGCCCAAAAACGCTGTTACGTTCGATTCTCAGCAGTTATACCGCGGGATTACCAGCGCCCATTGTGTTTTTGAATATGTCTATTTCGCGAGGCCGGATTCCGTATTAGACGGACGATTGGTCTACAACGTGCGGTTGAAGATAGGAGAGCGCCTAGCAGAGGAGCACGGCGTGGACGCGGACATTGTATCACCCGTACCGGATTCCGGCATAACGTACGCTATCGGCTACGCGAAACGCTCAGGACTCGATTATATGGAGGGTTTTATAAAGAACCGCTACGTAGGCCGGACGTTTATCATGCCGGAACAAACGTCTCGTGATCTTGCCGTGCGACTGAAATTAAACGTCGTGCGAGCGAACGTAGAGGGGAAGCGGGTTGTGCTGGTGGATGACAGCATCGTCCGGGGGACCACCTCGAGGAGAATCGTGGACTATTTGAAGAAGAAAGGCGCAACGGAAGTACATCTGCGAATCGGGAGCTCGCCCATAATAGCGCCGTGCTACCTTGGCATTGACACGCCGACGCGGAAGGATTTAGTAGCCTGGGAGAGGAGCCTCGATGAGATAGCGGCATTTTTAAACGCCGATTCGGTACGGTATGTAAGCATGGAAGGATTGATGGATGCCGTGGGTATAGACGCAAACAATCTGTGCCTCGGCTGTCTCACTGGTAAGTATCCCGTGGAAATACCGGGTGAAACGTGCATAGCGCGACAGTTGAGACTGACGCAATTCGAGCGATAG
- a CDS encoding histone deacetylase codes for MNAATGFVYHEDYLRHDTGYHGEYEPHIDTGYHPESAERLISIMRGMEERNLTKKIERIHPVRASREQIEYVHTPAYVQKVEALCKSGGGMLDPDTPLCSATYDIALLAAGGLIKAVDEVMDESNELRRIFALVRPPGHHANSTRGRGFCIFNNVAIAAEQLKREYGAKRILIADWDVHHGNGTQEVFFEDPSVLYFSIHQYPHYPGTGWINEVGKGDGTGFTVNVPLPIGTDDAGYLYAFTSILVPIAREFRPEVVLVSSGFDAHVADPLASMAVTSQGFGLFTDVIMAIANELCKGRIVMTLEGGYDLNAIAESVLAVFNSLIADNGDLRNRIIGPNERVMTRIAEIKTVQKVYWNL; via the coding sequence ATGAACGCTGCCACCGGATTTGTCTATCACGAGGATTATTTGCGACACGACACGGGGTATCACGGAGAGTATGAACCACACATCGATACGGGGTATCATCCTGAGAGCGCAGAACGGCTGATAAGCATAATGCGCGGTATGGAAGAGCGCAATCTAACGAAGAAGATAGAAAGGATACACCCCGTGCGAGCCTCACGCGAGCAAATAGAATACGTGCATACGCCCGCTTATGTGCAGAAAGTAGAAGCGCTCTGTAAAAGCGGCGGTGGCATGCTCGACCCCGACACGCCTTTGTGCAGTGCTACGTACGATATAGCGTTACTTGCCGCGGGCGGCTTGATAAAAGCGGTAGACGAGGTAATGGATGAATCGAACGAGCTGCGGCGTATATTCGCGCTGGTTCGGCCACCAGGGCATCATGCTAACTCGACTAGAGGCCGAGGTTTCTGCATATTTAACAACGTTGCGATTGCTGCTGAACAATTAAAGCGGGAATACGGGGCTAAACGCATTTTGATTGCTGACTGGGATGTGCACCACGGCAATGGCACGCAGGAAGTGTTCTTCGAGGACCCTTCGGTCTTGTATTTCTCCATACATCAATATCCGCACTATCCCGGCACCGGCTGGATAAATGAAGTAGGTAAAGGCGACGGCACGGGATTCACCGTTAACGTCCCGCTGCCTATCGGTACGGACGATGCAGGCTATCTATATGCATTCACCAGCATTTTAGTTCCGATAGCACGAGAGTTTCGACCGGAAGTTGTGCTCGTATCATCGGGTTTTGATGCGCATGTTGCCGACCCGTTGGCCTCAATGGCCGTGACATCTCAGGGGTTTGGATTGTTTACGGACGTGATAATGGCGATAGCGAACGAGCTGTGTAAAGGACGGATTGTGATGACATTAGAAGGAGGATACGATCTGAACGCGATCGCGGAATCCGTTCTCGCTGTTTTCAATTCGCTCATCGCCGATAATGGGGATTTGAGGAACCGCATAATCGGTCCGAATGAGCGGGTGATGACCCGGATAGCGGAGATTAAGACAGTCCAAAAGGTTTATTGGAATTTATGA
- a CDS encoding signal peptidase I has product MKKALIELGKSLVEALVIVALIVSIAYVATGSWHIGFAVESGSMEPNMQVGDLIFVQAPHRTTITTYEEGQQLDYTTFNNYGNVIIYRPNGLSSATPIIHRAMYWVEQGEAMPNGKPAPHAGYITKGDNNSGYDQPMLGVDPVKPEWVVAVAKARVPYLGYPSLILKKGF; this is encoded by the coding sequence ATGAAGAAAGCATTGATCGAACTGGGGAAGAGCCTGGTGGAGGCGCTGGTAATCGTCGCTCTTATCGTTTCTATAGCATACGTAGCTACGGGCTCGTGGCATATAGGCTTTGCGGTCGAGTCAGGGAGCATGGAGCCGAATATGCAGGTGGGCGATCTGATCTTCGTGCAAGCACCGCACCGCACGACTATCACAACCTACGAGGAGGGGCAGCAGCTCGATTATACAACCTTCAACAATTATGGTAACGTGATTATATACCGCCCGAATGGGCTCTCGTCCGCAACGCCGATAATACACCGGGCGATGTATTGGGTGGAGCAAGGAGAAGCAATGCCTAATGGCAAGCCCGCACCGCACGCCGGCTACATAACGAAGGGCGATAACAATTCCGGCTATGACCAGCCAATGCTGGGCGTGGACCCGGTGAAGCCTGAATGGGTGGTTGCGGTAGCGAAAGCGCGAGTTCCGTACTTGGGCTATCCCTCGCTCATCTTGAAAAAAGGTTTTTAA
- a CDS encoding 50S ribosomal protein L16 — MSRKPARMYTKVTGPAYVRRKYMGGVPGSKITIFDMGNSSAEFPVSLSLVAKEACQVRHNALEAARIFANRYLVKGVGRKNFQLKIRLYPHHVLRENKLATGAGADRVSSGMRHAFGRAVGTAARVKRGQKMLTVAVEEDNVDQAKEALRRASYKLPTPCRIVIDRGEELVAA; from the coding sequence ATGAGTAGAAAGCCAGCTCGGATGTACACGAAAGTAACAGGACCTGCATATGTGCGACGGAAATATATGGGTGGAGTTCCGGGAAGCAAGATTACCATTTTCGACATGGGCAATTCCAGTGCGGAGTTTCCGGTCTCTCTCTCCTTAGTTGCAAAGGAGGCGTGTCAGGTACGGCACAATGCGCTGGAAGCCGCACGGATATTCGCGAATCGGTATCTGGTGAAGGGTGTGGGGCGAAAGAATTTTCAGTTGAAGATTCGGCTGTATCCGCACCACGTGCTGCGGGAGAACAAATTGGCGACCGGAGCAGGAGCAGATCGTGTATCGAGCGGCATGCGACATGCGTTTGGGCGAGCGGTCGGAACGGCAGCGAGGGTGAAGCGTGGGCAGAAGATGCTCACCGTCGCGGTCGAGGAGGACAATGTGGATCAGGCGAAGGAAGCTCTGAGACGGGCGAGCTATAAGCTGCCGACACCGTGTAGGATCGTTATTGATAGAGGCGAAGAGTTGGTGGCTGCCTAA
- a CDS encoding flavin reductase family protein gives MELERKAFPKLLVRTVVVITTISEQGIANAAPFSFNSPISFDPPLYGFSCNPAHDTWRNIQANGEFVVNVVGKDLAGILHILETDYPYEDNEITHAGLTEAQAKVVKPPRIKEALAWMECTLETTVELGDHIWIMGGVVAVAVKDEFWKEAGRLDVEKANLLCHLTGESFVVDMKEANYKRAK, from the coding sequence ATGGAGCTTGAAAGAAAAGCATTCCCGAAATTGCTTGTTCGGACAGTAGTAGTTATTACAACAATCTCAGAACAAGGGATCGCGAATGCAGCTCCTTTCAGTTTCAATTCGCCAATAAGCTTCGATCCGCCGCTATATGGCTTCTCGTGCAACCCCGCGCACGATACGTGGCGGAACATCCAGGCGAACGGCGAGTTCGTGGTGAACGTGGTGGGAAAAGACCTCGCGGGAATCTTGCATATTCTTGAAACTGACTACCCGTACGAGGATAACGAGATAACACATGCGGGGTTAACAGAAGCACAAGCGAAGGTAGTAAAGCCGCCGAGGATAAAAGAAGCACTCGCATGGATGGAGTGCACACTTGAAACTACCGTTGAATTGGGCGACCATATCTGGATAATGGGGGGCGTAGTGGCAGTGGCAGTGAAGGACGAATTCTGGAAGGAAGCAGGGCGGCTTGACGTGGAAAAAGCGAACTTATTATGTCATTTAACAGGAGAATCTTTTGTCGTGGATATGAAAGAGGCGAACTATAAGAGGGCGAAATGA
- a CDS encoding argininosuccinate synthase: protein MKKVVLAYSGGLDTSVCIPLLREQYGYDEVIAVLVDVGQPEADIKEGVERGEKLGDSFRLVDAKDEFVRDYIFRLIKANGSYEGYVLGTAIARPLIAKKVVEVAKEENAEAVAHGCTGKGNDQLRFDAVFRATDLDVIAPVREMSLTREEEKKYAAEHGIAFGAEKRWSIDENIWSRSIEGSELEDPAFLPPEEIFQWTLSQDDAPDDAEIVKIGFERGIPVALNGKRMDGVTLIKELNRMGGKHGVGRTDIIEDRVLGFKARENYEHPAATILLEAHRDLERLVLTRTELKFKDCVDQTWSELVYQGLVMDPLYDDLNAFVDKTQERVTGTVFMRLKKGVARVVGRESPNALYSADVSFDAKQETRIVEGFSIYHGFQSRMCRKSLE, encoded by the coding sequence ATGAAGAAAGTAGTGCTTGCCTATTCAGGAGGATTGGACACATCGGTCTGCATTCCATTGCTGAGAGAGCAGTACGGCTACGATGAAGTGATCGCGGTACTGGTAGACGTAGGCCAGCCGGAAGCCGATATAAAAGAGGGTGTGGAGCGTGGCGAGAAGCTCGGGGACTCGTTCAGGCTCGTTGATGCCAAGGACGAGTTTGTGCGCGATTACATCTTCCGATTGATCAAAGCGAACGGGAGTTATGAGGGCTATGTGCTGGGCACGGCGATTGCGAGACCGTTGATAGCGAAGAAAGTAGTGGAAGTAGCGAAAGAGGAGAACGCCGAGGCGGTCGCGCATGGCTGCACCGGCAAGGGCAACGATCAACTCAGATTTGATGCGGTATTCAGGGCTACGGACCTGGACGTCATCGCACCGGTACGAGAGATGAGTTTAACGCGCGAAGAGGAGAAGAAGTACGCAGCGGAGCACGGCATTGCGTTTGGCGCGGAGAAGCGCTGGAGCATCGATGAGAATATCTGGAGCAGAAGCATCGAGGGCAGCGAATTAGAAGATCCTGCCTTTTTACCGCCTGAAGAGATCTTCCAATGGACCCTTTCCCAGGATGACGCGCCTGATGATGCTGAAATTGTAAAAATCGGCTTTGAGCGTGGAATTCCGGTCGCGTTGAACGGGAAGAGGATGGACGGTGTAACGCTCATTAAAGAGTTGAACAGGATGGGCGGCAAGCACGGTGTTGGCCGAACGGATATTATCGAAGATCGCGTTCTGGGCTTCAAGGCGCGTGAGAATTACGAGCATCCCGCCGCTACGATATTGCTGGAGGCGCATCGCGACCTCGAACGACTCGTTCTCACGAGAACCGAGCTGAAGTTCAAAGACTGTGTTGATCAGACCTGGAGTGAGCTGGTCTACCAGGGTTTGGTGATGGATCCGCTTTATGACGATCTTAATGCCTTTGTGGACAAGACGCAGGAACGGGTGACCGGCACAGTCTTTATGAGGCTGAAGAAGGGTGTTGCACGCGTCGTGGGACGGGAATCACCCAACGCATTGTATTCCGCGGATGTCTCCTTTGACGCGAAGCAAGAGACCCGGATCGTCGAGGGTTTTTCCATTTATCACGGCTTCCAGTCGCGAATGTGCAGAAAATCGTTGGAATGA
- the aroA gene encoding 3-phosphoshikimate 1-carboxyvinyltransferase, which translates to MNVTVRRSGIEGEIIAPPSKSYTHRAITIASLARESEISYPLLSGDTEATINAARCVGATVTVDRDGYGPKIKLDGVEGSPVTPEEVINAENSGTTLRFFTAVSALCEGETVLTGDASLSKRPNLPLLNALNDLGAEAHSTKGDGTAPLVVKGRLTGGETAIDASISSQFISALLIACPLAPKDSYIQANNLSSVPYMRMTTEVLEQAGVGVSFSTSSGSQDYYFHVEGGRSYDLRRFTVPGDFSSASYLLAAAAITDSKLKVRNLFPSAQGDSRIVELLKDMGAIIRWDRESGVVEVNGAESTGLSGITVDMRENPDLVPTIAVLAAVASGTTEITSVAHLRYKETDRLRFLAEELPKLGVRVKEREDGLLIEGRKEKGLTAGAKVYSHDDHRLAMSLCIAALATRGETVVEGTECVNISYPGFFKVMRDLGAEVTLS; encoded by the coding sequence ATGAACGTAACGGTGCGAAGGTCAGGGATCGAAGGCGAAATAATCGCGCCACCCTCGAAGAGCTATACGCATAGAGCCATAACGATAGCCTCGCTGGCGAGGGAAAGTGAGATTTCCTATCCGCTTCTCTCAGGAGATACCGAAGCGACCATTAACGCAGCGAGATGCGTAGGCGCGACGGTAACGGTAGATCGTGACGGATACGGGCCGAAAATAAAATTGGATGGTGTTGAAGGTAGTCCCGTCACACCCGAGGAGGTAATCAATGCTGAGAACTCAGGCACGACTTTACGGTTCTTTACTGCCGTGTCCGCGCTATGCGAAGGTGAGACCGTGCTCACCGGCGATGCGTCATTGAGTAAGCGGCCGAATTTGCCGTTACTGAACGCCTTGAACGATCTCGGTGCAGAGGCACACTCTACAAAAGGAGACGGCACCGCGCCATTAGTCGTAAAAGGCCGATTAACCGGTGGAGAGACTGCGATAGACGCATCCATCAGTTCACAGTTCATTTCCGCACTGCTCATCGCCTGCCCGCTTGCACCGAAAGATTCTTATATTCAGGCGAACAATCTTAGCTCAGTACCTTATATGAGAATGACAACCGAGGTCTTAGAGCAGGCAGGTGTTGGGGTTTCTTTTTCTACTTCGAGCGGTTCACAAGATTATTATTTCCACGTGGAAGGTGGGCGGAGTTATGATTTACGCAGGTTTACGGTGCCGGGCGATTTCTCGTCCGCCTCGTATCTCTTAGCCGCAGCTGCAATTACGGATTCAAAGCTGAAGGTAAGGAACCTGTTTCCCTCAGCGCAGGGCGATTCCCGGATCGTGGAGCTGTTAAAGGATATGGGTGCGATTATACGCTGGGACCGGGAGAGCGGGGTTGTGGAGGTAAACGGAGCTGAATCTACGGGTCTGAGTGGAATCACGGTAGATATGCGTGAGAATCCGGATTTAGTGCCGACAATCGCGGTTTTAGCTGCCGTTGCGAGTGGCACGACGGAGATAACCAGTGTTGCGCATCTCAGATATAAAGAGACCGATCGGTTGCGGTTCTTGGCAGAGGAGCTGCCGAAGCTGGGCGTGCGAGTAAAAGAGCGAGAGGACGGGTTGTTGATAGAAGGGCGGAAAGAGAAGGGCTTAACCGCGGGGGCGAAGGTCTATTCACACGATGATCACCGATTGGCGATGTCGTTGTGTATCGCGGCGCTTGCAACCAGAGGTGAAACGGTCGTTGAGGGTACTGAGTGCGTTAATATCTCTTATCCTGGCTTCTTTAAGGTTATGCGTGATTTAGGAGCTGAGGTAACCCTTTCGTAG
- a CDS encoding potassium channel protein has protein sequence MTEDLKDEIRAFNAKEVLVEMKDISGSMLDLAYSAVLYSSPEIANEVFKLEQTMHSLLYKLRIAIMLGARNVEDAIEFAGILQIASAAEKISNAASDIAKIATSVNITDYLDREDFEEAILNVTIKPTSVLKNKSLKSLKLETETGMHVLAMKRGSKWIYSPDKEEQLRENDLIITSGPTEGIPAFCKFATGKEYKGWEKEEREEGIKGKKLTEEIADLIADMKNMSELMVGLSYSAVRFYSKEIAQEVRDMEESMDRMKEELEILVIEAARGVTKRSNFAEFRGLLHIAWSSEILSDAAYEIADVVLRDLPLHPVFSASIEESDEIILRMGVKNEDIFDKTLKELRIETRTGMFILAIRRKDGKWVYNPAGSAVIRNGDLLIMRGPREGETKMREICGEVISTDQ, from the coding sequence ATGACCGAAGATTTGAAGGATGAGATACGGGCTTTTAATGCGAAAGAAGTGCTCGTGGAGATGAAGGACATCTCAGGGTCGATGCTGGACCTCGCGTATTCCGCAGTTCTGTACAGCAGCCCGGAGATCGCGAACGAAGTGTTTAAATTGGAGCAGACGATGCATTCGCTCTTGTATAAATTGAGAATCGCGATCATGCTGGGGGCGCGGAACGTAGAGGATGCAATAGAATTCGCGGGGATATTACAGATCGCCTCGGCGGCGGAGAAGATCTCGAATGCGGCTAGCGACATCGCAAAGATAGCCACCTCGGTCAATATCACCGACTATCTCGATCGTGAGGATTTCGAGGAAGCGATACTCAATGTAACGATTAAGCCCACGTCTGTCTTAAAGAATAAGTCGCTGAAGAGCTTGAAGCTCGAAACCGAGACAGGGATGCACGTATTAGCGATGAAAAGGGGCTCGAAGTGGATTTATTCGCCGGATAAAGAGGAGCAATTGCGGGAAAACGACCTAATCATCACTTCAGGCCCGACCGAGGGAATACCGGCGTTTTGTAAATTTGCAACGGGTAAGGAGTACAAAGGCTGGGAGAAGGAGGAGCGAGAAGAAGGGATAAAAGGGAAGAAACTCACCGAAGAAATCGCAGATCTCATTGCGGATATGAAGAATATGTCAGAGCTGATGGTGGGGCTCTCGTATTCCGCCGTAAGGTTTTACAGCAAAGAGATAGCGCAGGAAGTGCGAGACATGGAAGAGTCAATGGATCGGATGAAGGAAGAGCTGGAGATCTTAGTGATAGAGGCGGCGCGCGGGGTAACGAAACGGAGCAATTTCGCGGAGTTCCGGGGCTTATTGCATATCGCGTGGTCTTCGGAAATACTATCGGACGCAGCGTACGAGATCGCCGACGTGGTGTTGCGTGATCTCCCCTTGCATCCGGTCTTTTCAGCCTCGATCGAAGAGTCCGACGAGATCATCCTGCGGATGGGAGTGAAGAACGAGGATATCTTTGACAAGACGCTCAAGGAGTTGAGAATAGAGACGCGAACGGGGATGTTCATACTGGCAATTCGGCGAAAGGACGGCAAATGGGTGTATAACCCCGCGGGCAGTGCAGTGATACGAAATGGCGATCTGCTCATCATGCGGGGGCCACGCGAGGGCGAGACGAAGATGAGGGAAATTTGCGGTGAGGTTATCAGTACAGATCAGTAA
- a CDS encoding MogA/MoaB family molybdenum cofactor biosynthesis protein, which produces MTVPAKHKNGVKQHYKCAVLTISTSKYWKRERGEEEIDDLSGESAQELVRENGHEVVYYQVLPDEEDKIAEGIVNALRTGADFIITSGGTGLTTHDVTIEVVSKLLTKEITGFGELFRLKSYDEIGTAAVLSRAIGGVIDQKAIFCLPGSPAAVQLALQEIIMPEIAHILKHVKE; this is translated from the coding sequence ATGACCGTGCCAGCAAAGCATAAGAATGGCGTAAAGCAGCATTACAAATGCGCAGTACTCACGATCAGCACCTCGAAATACTGGAAGCGCGAAAGAGGAGAGGAAGAGATCGACGATTTGTCAGGCGAAAGCGCACAGGAACTCGTGCGAGAAAACGGGCACGAGGTGGTATACTATCAAGTGCTGCCCGATGAGGAGGACAAAATAGCCGAAGGTATCGTAAACGCTTTGCGCACTGGTGCTGATTTCATTATCACGTCCGGCGGCACGGGCTTGACGACACACGACGTTACCATAGAGGTTGTCTCGAAGCTGCTGACGAAGGAGATAACGGGCTTCGGCGAGCTCTTCAGGCTGAAGAGTTATGATGAGATAGGCACGGCAGCAGTATTAAGCCGTGCGATCGGTGGTGTGATCGATCAAAAAGCGATCTTCTGCCTGCCCGGCTCGCCCGCAGCAGTGCAATTAGCGCTCCAAGAGATAATCATGCCTGAGATCGCGCATATACTGAAGCATGTAAAGGAATAA